In Bacteroidota bacterium, one DNA window encodes the following:
- a CDS encoding TIR domain-containing protein, producing the protein MADIFISYSRNDSEQALALVDRLRAHGMTVWIDQHGLEAATSWSKEIANALQQCDVMLLLLSSTAVSSVNVAKELSAASQLHKRIVPVQLERVELQGEFLYHLSGLQRAKYDDFDSILRAVAKTDQEVSPNTTNSTEQAPPRARKTRLRAIVAASIILVLGAVGYFAFRPSSSGSTASTVKTLLVLPFESLSADKENEYFADGMTATLIDMLVPVTDLQVADRSTSMEFKSSKRDVKEISKLVGCRYIVNGTVQREADRILINAQMSDAETGSVLFSKSFFGSSRDLFQLQQQIAQNIVVELQLSLSTDSVYVPLGGKPASPEAWDLCMRADYEESHNRIDSSIALYVRATQFSPYYAHPYLQAAREYGNKYMGDTTATRSLVLADSFLAIGRKLDTAQLYSHFVGSWIATVHHDYDRAISEATAYLKKQPRRSGGYYLLALAYATSKQYGLAADNFLESLKRDPTAPQDRFMVLYCLWFAHDTVRLHQQAAASIPIFEAWLKWHPDDKSVSNNSIPLALVWSGRGDEACKRMEDLLRTPNVDSQYVLNTAAISALSGKLDRAMEIMRGKIARSGVQSVDFERPFFDNLRNLPEFQSWVKQKEALPKKHG; encoded by the coding sequence ATGGCCGATATTTTCATCTCATACTCACGCAACGATTCGGAACAGGCCCTTGCCTTGGTCGATCGATTGCGCGCACATGGAATGACCGTCTGGATCGACCAGCACGGACTCGAAGCCGCGACGTCGTGGAGCAAGGAGATCGCGAACGCGCTGCAACAGTGCGATGTGATGCTCCTGCTGCTCTCCTCGACGGCAGTGAGTTCGGTGAATGTCGCAAAAGAACTCTCTGCCGCATCCCAGCTCCATAAACGCATCGTCCCTGTCCAGCTCGAGCGTGTCGAACTGCAAGGCGAATTCCTCTACCATCTATCGGGGCTGCAGCGCGCGAAATACGACGACTTCGATTCGATCCTGCGGGCGGTGGCCAAAACAGATCAGGAAGTCTCACCCAATACAACGAACTCGACCGAGCAAGCCCCGCCTCGTGCCCGAAAGACACGGCTTCGGGCTATCGTTGCTGCTTCGATCATTCTGGTGCTCGGCGCCGTAGGCTACTTCGCGTTCCGCCCGAGTTCATCCGGCAGTACGGCGAGCACGGTCAAGACGCTGTTGGTTCTGCCGTTCGAGAGTCTGAGCGCCGACAAAGAGAACGAGTACTTCGCCGATGGCATGACGGCCACGCTAATCGATATGCTTGTCCCCGTGACCGACCTGCAGGTGGCCGACCGCAGCACGTCCATGGAATTCAAATCGTCGAAGCGGGACGTCAAAGAAATCTCAAAACTGGTCGGATGCCGCTATATCGTCAACGGCACCGTGCAGCGTGAGGCCGACCGCATTTTGATCAATGCCCAAATGTCCGATGCCGAAACGGGATCGGTGCTCTTCAGCAAGTCCTTCTTTGGCTCATCACGCGATCTGTTCCAGTTGCAGCAACAGATCGCGCAAAACATTGTCGTAGAACTCCAACTGTCGCTTTCTACCGATTCGGTGTATGTGCCGCTGGGCGGGAAGCCCGCCAGTCCGGAAGCCTGGGACCTGTGCATGAGAGCTGACTACGAAGAGAGCCACAACCGCATCGATTCCTCGATCGCATTGTACGTACGTGCTACACAGTTTTCCCCATACTACGCACATCCGTATCTCCAGGCCGCGCGTGAATATGGCAACAAGTACATGGGCGACACCACCGCCACGCGGTCATTGGTGCTGGCAGACTCGTTTCTGGCGATCGGACGCAAACTTGATACCGCCCAACTATATTCGCATTTTGTTGGCAGTTGGATCGCAACGGTTCATCATGATTACGACCGAGCGATCTCCGAAGCGACCGCGTATCTGAAGAAGCAGCCCAGGCGCTCAGGCGGCTATTATCTGTTGGCTCTGGCATACGCTACTTCAAAACAATACGGCCTTGCTGCCGACAATTTCCTCGAGTCACTGAAGCGGGATCCGACTGCGCCGCAAGACCGGTTCATGGTACTCTACTGTCTGTGGTTTGCGCATGATACCGTGCGATTGCATCAACAAGCGGCAGCGTCTATCCCGATCTTCGAAGCATGGCTCAAGTGGCACCCGGACGACAAATCCGTCAGCAACAATAGCATCCCGCTGGCATTGGTATGGTCCGGCCGAGGCGATGAAGCCTGCAAGCGGATGGAAGATCTGCTCAGGACCCCGAACGTCGACTCGCAGTACGTCCTGAATACCGCAGCGATCAGCGCCCTCAGTGGTAAGCTCGACCGAGCGATGGAGATCATGCGGGGCAAGATCGCCCGCTCCGGCGTGCAGAGCGTCGACTTCGAACGCCCCTTCTTCGATAATCTCCGCAACCTCCCGGAATTTCAGTCATGGGTAAAGCAGAAGGAAGCACTACCGAAGAAGCATGGCTGA
- a CDS encoding TIR domain-containing protein, with amino-acid sequence MADIFISYSRNDSEQALALAEQLRANGLDVWIDQHGIEGATSWSKEIANALQACHTMLLLLSPTAVASKNVAKELSVATQLNKHIVPVQVVRTTLEGEFLYHLSALQRVKIADVDAILRAIAGTAQDRPVRHAPKPIDERKSLMILPFKDLSPTADNGWFADGMVSELIDSLSHIKSLRLVDKQTTNEYKTYQGHLADYAREMGIRFFVQGDVRKFGDQIKISCTLLDIDTADHLWQISHKGTMSDIFDMQEELARKVVDGLKLHLLASEEKKLSSRGTSNAEAYEMYLKAEEFYDKDTKVSVEYAMKAIERSLELDPDFPQAMLRRAIILVRYQHGFGGSAEMLDEAEALFERAKKKLSPSDDWRVLAGPGILAMARGNFALAESIARENVSIDPNDYYRHNALAYCLFLQGRYEEVLVEHEACLAIVPESYKCARQIVMMAWNMDRPDLKADYARRFIHLFRRRMQLMPNDDEASVLYGLLLFYLGRRDDALSHLDTISDDHITDELSFRILACLAALLGRPERAIRSMQLSAEMDLNEWHLALLNKSELDSLRDREDFRRLAEAWKARLTSNG; translated from the coding sequence ATGGCTGATATTTTCATCTCGTACTCCCGCAACGACTCCGAGCAGGCTCTTGCCTTAGCCGAGCAACTGCGCGCGAACGGATTGGACGTCTGGATCGACCAGCATGGCATCGAAGGGGCAACGAGTTGGAGCAAGGAGATCGCTAATGCGCTACAGGCCTGTCACACCATGCTGCTGTTGCTGTCGCCCACCGCTGTTGCATCGAAGAATGTCGCGAAGGAACTCTCGGTCGCAACACAACTAAATAAGCATATTGTCCCGGTTCAGGTCGTTCGAACGACGCTTGAAGGCGAGTTCCTCTACCATCTCTCTGCGCTGCAACGCGTCAAGATAGCAGACGTAGATGCAATTCTCCGTGCGATCGCCGGCACTGCGCAGGATCGACCGGTGCGTCACGCACCTAAACCGATCGATGAACGGAAGTCGCTGATGATCCTGCCGTTCAAGGATCTCTCTCCGACAGCCGACAACGGCTGGTTCGCCGATGGGATGGTCAGCGAACTCATCGACTCCCTTTCGCATATCAAGTCATTGCGGTTGGTGGACAAACAGACGACGAACGAGTACAAGACCTATCAGGGCCACCTCGCCGACTATGCCCGCGAAATGGGCATCCGATTCTTCGTACAAGGCGACGTCCGGAAGTTCGGCGACCAGATCAAGATCTCGTGCACCTTGCTCGACATCGATACTGCCGATCACTTATGGCAGATCTCCCATAAGGGGACGATGTCCGACATCTTCGACATGCAGGAAGAGCTTGCGAGAAAAGTGGTCGATGGTCTGAAGCTGCATCTGCTCGCATCGGAAGAGAAGAAGCTTTCAAGCCGCGGCACCTCGAATGCCGAAGCGTATGAGATGTACTTGAAGGCCGAGGAATTCTATGACAAAGACACGAAAGTCTCAGTAGAATACGCCATGAAGGCGATCGAACGAAGCCTGGAGTTGGACCCAGATTTCCCGCAAGCGATGCTGCGGCGTGCGATCATTCTTGTTCGTTACCAACACGGATTTGGGGGTAGTGCGGAAATGCTCGATGAAGCCGAAGCCCTATTTGAAAGGGCAAAGAAAAAGCTCTCCCCTTCCGACGATTGGCGTGTTCTCGCCGGTCCGGGTATTCTGGCAATGGCGCGCGGCAATTTTGCATTGGCCGAATCGATCGCTCGTGAGAATGTCTCGATCGATCCGAACGATTATTACAGGCACAATGCACTGGCGTATTGTCTGTTCCTTCAAGGTCGGTACGAAGAGGTGCTCGTCGAACATGAAGCATGTCTTGCGATCGTTCCTGAATCCTACAAATGTGCGCGCCAGATCGTCATGATGGCATGGAATATGGATCGGCCCGACCTCAAAGCTGATTATGCCCGGCGATTCATTCATCTGTTCCGGCGGAGAATGCAGCTCATGCCGAATGACGATGAAGCCTCCGTTCTCTATGGATTGTTACTGTTCTACCTCGGCCGCAGAGACGATGCACTCAGTCATCTCGACACGATCAGTGACGATCATATCACCGACGAATTGTCTTTTCGAATCCTCGCATGCCTTGCGGCACTTCTTGGCAGACCGGAGCGAGCAATCCGGTCGATGCAGTTGAGTGCTGAGATGGATCTGAACGAATGGCACCTGGCCTTGCTTAATAAGTCGGAGCTCGATTCGCTCAGGGACAGAGAAGACTTCCGTCGATTGGCAGAAGCTTGGAAAGCACGGTTGACGTCCAATGGCTGA
- a CDS encoding TIR domain-containing protein produces MADIFISYSRHDSEQALGLVAHLRAQGVDVWIDQHGIEGAASWSKEIANALESCHTMLLLLSPTAVTSENVAKELAAATQLKKRIVPVQVIRTALSGEFLYHLSGLQRVKIADVDGILRAINTSKSSAIPIQPKAVQPVDERKSLMILPFKDLSPTADNGWFADGIVSELIDSLSRVKSLRLVDKQTTSEYKTYQGHLADYAREMRIRYFLQGDVRKFGDQIKISCTLLDIDTADHLWQISHKGTMSDIFDMQEELARKVVDGLKVHLLASEEKKLANRGTSNAEAYEMYLKSAEFFGKHTKVGTEHALASIRRALELDPNFPQAMLRCAIILITLHQHFGWPANVLDEADRLLEAARLVLSPTDDWRVLGTHALRLWVSGDPDAAEALMRENLRIDPADTDRLNQLGVFHSVQHRFSEALVEFEAIFALTPDSYRAARTLIGTAWALRDRDRKVQYAHQFFDLVVARMSTMPDDDDARIVYGLLLVYQGRIDEARQQLHAFPDDHIVIEESYRNLAGLAAMVGEGDRAIRLLQTFTERFGTTLTAEHLLWFSDQEFEPISDREEFIRLEEEWTRRVHSNG; encoded by the coding sequence ATGGCTGATATTTTTATCTCATACTCGCGCCACGATTCGGAGCAGGCTCTTGGTTTGGTCGCTCACTTGCGCGCGCAGGGTGTGGATGTCTGGATCGACCAGCACGGCATCGAAGGGGCGGCGAGTTGGAGCAAGGAGATCGCCAACGCACTGGAATCCTGCCATACGATGCTCCTGCTGCTTTCGCCGACGGCTGTCACATCGGAGAACGTTGCGAAGGAATTGGCGGCCGCGACGCAGCTCAAGAAACGCATTGTCCCGGTACAGGTCATCCGCACTGCCCTCAGCGGTGAATTTCTCTATCATCTCTCCGGCCTGCAGCGCGTGAAGATCGCGGACGTCGACGGCATTCTGCGTGCGATCAATACGAGTAAGTCGTCGGCCATCCCGATTCAGCCGAAGGCTGTACAACCTGTTGACGAGCGCAAGAGCCTCATGATTCTGCCGTTCAAGGATCTCTCCCCGACCGCCGATAACGGCTGGTTCGCCGACGGCATCGTCAGCGAACTCATCGACTCGCTCTCGCGCGTGAAGTCACTGCGATTGGTAGATAAACAGACAACGAGCGAGTACAAGACCTATCAAGGTCATTTAGCTGATTATGCTCGCGAGATGCGCATTCGCTACTTCCTGCAGGGCGACGTTCGGAAGTTCGGCGATCAGATCAAGATCTCTTGCACGTTGCTCGATATCGACACCGCCGATCACTTATGGCAGATCTCCCACAAAGGGACGATGTCCGATATCTTCGACATGCAGGAAGAACTTGCGAGAAAAGTGGTCGATGGGCTGAAGGTGCACCTGCTCGCATCGGAAGAGAAGAAGCTTGCGAACCGGGGTACGTCGAATGCCGAAGCGTATGAGATGTACTTGAAATCCGCAGAGTTCTTCGGCAAGCACACCAAGGTCGGCACGGAGCATGCGCTCGCCTCGATCAGGCGTGCGCTGGAGCTCGACCCCAACTTTCCACAGGCCATGCTTCGCTGTGCGATCATTCTGATCACATTGCATCAACATTTTGGATGGCCGGCCAACGTTCTGGATGAGGCAGACCGTCTGCTTGAGGCTGCGCGGCTGGTGCTTTCCCCTACCGATGACTGGCGGGTGTTGGGGACACACGCGTTGCGATTGTGGGTATCCGGCGATCCTGATGCAGCCGAAGCATTGATGCGTGAGAACCTTCGCATCGATCCGGCGGACACGGATCGCCTCAACCAGCTCGGAGTCTTCCACTCGGTGCAGCATCGGTTTTCAGAAGCGTTGGTCGAATTCGAAGCAATATTCGCCCTCACCCCAGATTCCTATCGCGCCGCCAGAACGTTGATCGGGACAGCATGGGCACTTCGAGATCGCGACCGCAAAGTGCAGTACGCACACCAGTTTTTCGATCTCGTGGTTGCGCGCATGAGCACCATGCCGGATGATGACGATGCTCGTATCGTCTATGGGCTGTTGCTGGTCTATCAAGGCAGGATCGACGAAGCACGGCAACAGCTCCATGCATTTCCGGACGATCACATCGTCATCGAAGAATCCTACCGCAACCTTGCCGGGCTCGCCGCGATGGTCGGTGAAGGCGACCGCGCCATTCGTCTCTTGCAGACGTTCACCGAGCGGTTCGGGACAACGCTCACTGCTGAGCATCTGCTGTGGTTTAGTGATCAGGAGTTCGAACCCATCAGCGATCGAGAAGAGTTTATTCGCCTCGAAGAAGAGTGGACACGCCGCGTACATTCTAATGGCTGA
- a CDS encoding TIR domain-containing protein yields the protein MADIFISYSRKDLDQALSLVERLKAAGFDVWIDRHGIEGANSWSKEIANALESASIFLLLLSESSVASPNVSKELGVATLLQKRIVPLRLDRVELRGEFLYHLANLQYVRFEEFDALVSVLSGKPTPRGVTPAKSSDDRKSLMILPFDDLSPTADNGWFADGIVSEMISALSNVKSLVVTDPQTTKDFKRYKGALPAYAKEMSIRYFVHGDVRKFGDSIKITARLLDIATGDYLWQESMKGTMSDIFEIQEHVAKKVLDGLAAILSTEETSTLSTHGTKNTDAYELFLKACEYYARNTLEGFRLTAQLCDEAIRLEPEYVQPINYKALALLAIYRHYERDPRLLGEAERLCQEALRLNAGFRQAYFPLSQIQLYRGKIAQAEETAIEYIRKAPDDFHSHFTLAFVYGQSNNYSRAIPLMEEAIRLRPGDLVLLWNLVVVCDSAGAKEKCAQWAEEALPYFERYTKLHPDHEDKRLIHAALLQMSGRTDAAHAAATRLKASRDAVTLYNTACLFGKVDDKNEALATLKMSIETGMKDVDALKHFLADTDQGVASLSGTPQFEEVLRLIESLEGETDPRTHG from the coding sequence ATGGCTGATATTTTCATCTCATACTCACGCAAAGACCTCGACCAAGCGCTTTCGCTTGTCGAACGACTCAAGGCGGCCGGTTTTGATGTCTGGATCGACCGGCACGGGATCGAGGGGGCGAATAGTTGGAGCAAGGAGATCGCCAATGCACTCGAATCGGCCTCGATCTTCTTGTTGCTACTCTCCGAATCTTCCGTCGCATCGCCGAATGTCTCGAAAGAACTCGGCGTCGCGACCCTGCTACAAAAACGGATCGTCCCGCTGCGACTGGACCGTGTCGAACTCCGAGGTGAGTTCTTGTATCACTTGGCGAATCTGCAGTACGTTCGGTTCGAGGAGTTCGATGCGCTCGTGAGCGTTTTGAGTGGCAAGCCGACTCCGCGCGGAGTGACACCCGCAAAGAGCTCGGACGACCGCAAGAGCCTGATGATCCTGCCCTTCGACGACCTCTCGCCTACCGCGGACAACGGCTGGTTCGCCGATGGCATTGTCAGCGAAATGATCAGCGCTCTTTCGAACGTCAAATCATTGGTCGTCACTGACCCGCAGACGACCAAGGACTTCAAACGCTATAAAGGCGCGCTTCCTGCCTATGCGAAGGAGATGTCGATCCGATATTTCGTGCATGGCGATGTGAGGAAGTTCGGGGACAGCATCAAGATCACCGCCCGTCTTCTGGATATTGCGACTGGAGATTACCTGTGGCAAGAGTCCATGAAAGGCACGATGAGCGACATCTTCGAGATCCAGGAGCATGTAGCGAAAAAGGTGCTTGATGGACTGGCGGCGATCCTTTCGACCGAAGAGACATCGACACTTTCCACGCACGGAACCAAGAACACCGACGCCTATGAACTATTCTTGAAGGCCTGCGAGTACTATGCACGAAACACGCTGGAAGGATTTCGACTTACTGCTCAGCTCTGCGACGAAGCGATCCGCCTTGAGCCCGAATATGTTCAGCCGATCAATTACAAGGCGCTCGCACTACTAGCGATCTATCGGCATTACGAACGAGACCCTCGGCTGTTGGGCGAAGCGGAGCGACTCTGTCAGGAGGCACTGCGGCTCAACGCTGGTTTTCGCCAAGCATACTTCCCTTTGTCGCAGATACAGTTGTATCGTGGCAAGATCGCTCAAGCAGAGGAGACCGCAATCGAATACATCAGGAAGGCGCCTGATGACTTTCACAGCCATTTCACGCTCGCTTTCGTCTACGGTCAAAGCAACAACTACTCCAGAGCGATCCCGCTCATGGAAGAAGCGATTCGTCTGCGGCCCGGCGATCTTGTCTTGTTGTGGAACCTTGTGGTGGTGTGCGACAGTGCAGGCGCGAAAGAGAAATGCGCTCAGTGGGCTGAAGAAGCACTTCCGTACTTCGAACGCTATACTAAGCTGCATCCCGATCATGAAGACAAACGTCTCATTCATGCGGCGCTTCTGCAGATGAGCGGAAGAACGGATGCCGCCCATGCTGCCGCGACAAGGCTCAAGGCCTCTCGAGATGCGGTGACTCTCTACAATACTGCCTGTCTCTTTGGGAAGGTCGATGACAAGAACGAAGCACTCGCGACACTCAAAATGTCTATCGAGACAGGGATGAAGGACGTCGATGCACTAAAGCACTTTCTTGCCGATACTGATCAGGGGGTCGCGTCACTCTCGGGGACCCCGCAATTCGAAGAGGTGCTACGTTTGATTGAATCGCTAGAAGGCGAAACCGATCCAAGAACGCATGGCTGA
- a CDS encoding TIR domain-containing protein — MADIFISYSRKDAEAALALAERLRSDGASVWMDTAALAAAETWSAEIVTAIEGCTFFIVLISPNAVASRNVTKEVSLASESKKTIIPIELVRCELNPAMKYALAGLQKVKLHDEVTLHRSLSKLGLAPGVHTAPSAPQAVASPSRADSGPTRLAVFPFEDQSPTRDHEWFSDGLTDELISMLNKVDALLVLDRNSTRAYRDAKMTTKQIARELQVRYVIVGAVRKAGEKIRVQASLIDPETGKVLWDEKFNGTMDDIFEIQEKTARDIVEGLKITLTPAERSSLDQKMTDSPEAYELLMRASRKLDEEMDHAGGTRLAERALEIDPNCAAALYLISVATSNQYRIGNRSDASLLERERGLVKQLMTLAPETHYCYIARANYYLNIDETELAVEMAERAVSVSPKRPRSHGVLGFIYSRLNRPADAVREFRRAIELDPNSGTDHVSLLTVLFVSGAPLEQLRAQYPNVKRHLDARIAEYPDSLRIRTELLNAAIQAQIPDDAVAVAEAILARGDVDADTEYCCAEAFVLAGDLERGRTHLRSAIDRGQDTFTIWDESGFLPLNGTPEYDFLVAHIARD; from the coding sequence GTGGCTGATATCTTCATCTCATACTCACGCAAAGACGCCGAAGCGGCGCTCGCATTAGCGGAGCGTCTGCGCAGTGACGGCGCGAGCGTGTGGATGGATACAGCCGCATTGGCGGCAGCCGAGACCTGGAGCGCGGAGATCGTCACTGCGATCGAAGGGTGTACGTTCTTCATCGTCCTGATCTCACCGAATGCTGTGGCGAGCAGAAACGTGACCAAAGAGGTGTCGCTCGCTTCGGAGTCGAAGAAGACGATCATCCCGATCGAGCTCGTGCGGTGCGAACTCAATCCCGCAATGAAGTATGCGCTCGCCGGCCTGCAGAAGGTGAAGCTCCACGATGAAGTAACACTGCACCGCAGCCTTTCCAAACTGGGACTCGCTCCGGGAGTTCATACTGCACCGTCGGCTCCCCAAGCAGTAGCATCGCCATCTCGTGCGGACTCTGGCCCCACACGCCTTGCCGTGTTTCCGTTCGAAGATCAATCGCCCACACGCGACCACGAGTGGTTCAGCGATGGGCTCACCGATGAACTGATCTCGATGCTCAACAAGGTCGATGCGCTGCTCGTACTCGATCGCAACTCGACGCGCGCATATCGCGATGCGAAGATGACGACCAAGCAGATCGCTCGTGAACTGCAGGTACGATATGTGATCGTCGGTGCCGTCCGCAAAGCGGGCGAGAAGATCAGGGTTCAGGCATCGCTCATCGATCCCGAGACCGGAAAGGTGCTGTGGGATGAGAAGTTCAACGGCACCATGGACGATATCTTCGAGATCCAGGAGAAGACGGCCCGAGATATTGTCGAAGGACTGAAGATCACGCTCACCCCGGCAGAACGCAGCTCACTCGATCAGAAGATGACGGACTCGCCCGAGGCATACGAACTGCTCATGCGAGCGAGCCGCAAACTCGATGAGGAAATGGATCATGCCGGAGGAACGCGCTTGGCAGAACGCGCCTTGGAGATTGATCCGAACTGTGCCGCAGCCCTTTATCTGATCTCGGTCGCGACGTCGAACCAATATCGAATCGGTAACCGATCCGATGCGTCACTGCTCGAACGCGAACGCGGACTCGTCAAGCAACTGATGACACTTGCTCCTGAGACGCACTATTGTTATATCGCCCGAGCAAATTATTACCTGAACATCGACGAGACGGAGCTCGCCGTGGAAATGGCGGAGCGAGCCGTCAGCGTTAGTCCGAAACGCCCCCGATCTCACGGTGTGCTTGGGTTTATTTATTCGCGTCTCAATCGTCCGGCCGATGCGGTCAGAGAATTTCGTCGTGCGATCGAGCTCGATCCGAACTCCGGTACTGATCATGTCAGCCTCTTGACCGTCCTCTTTGTCAGTGGAGCGCCGCTCGAACAATTGCGCGCCCAGTACCCGAACGTCAAACGACACCTTGACGCACGGATAGCTGAGTACCCCGACTCGCTCAGGATTCGGACGGAACTGCTGAATGCTGCCATCCAAGCGCAAATCCCGGACGATGCCGTAGCAGTTGCTGAAGCCATCCTCGCCAGAGGAGATGTGGACGCTGATACCGAATACTGTTGCGCCGAGGCCTTCGTACTCGCCGGCGATCTCGAGCGAGGCCGCACACATCTTCGCTCCGCGATCGATCGAGGCCAGGACACCTTCACCATTTGGGATGAATCCGGTTTCCTCCCGCTCAACGGCACGCCGGAATACGACTTCCTGGTTGCACATATTGCAAGAGACTAA
- a CDS encoding TIR domain-containing protein — MADIFISYSRKDSEQALALADRLRSSGADVWMDTASLTAAETWSAEIVSAIRSCHTFIVMLSPNSVTSKNVVKEVGLASERDKRIIPIVLEPCVLSDAMQYALAGIHHVKINDRDALDRALSKIGLVATTPVAEAPSDPVSAFPDNLIRIAVLPFDDQSPAHDHEWFSDGLTDELILTLNKLDALFVLDRKSSQLYKDARISVKQIAAELNVRYIISGAVRKAGQNIRVQVSLIEATSGVTLWDEKFSGTMDDIFEIQERTAFDIAEGLKLKLTPAEMLLLEEKTTTSSEAYRLLLQAREKNNSFADSAGAIEDLKHAIRIDPGFLPAYAILSVAYANEYRSSNRTNATLLDLSKRAMDEIRQIDPNSPFYYGPCANYYLNIGERELALDMANKLVELRPKQFVSYAILGFMQDSLGNYREAMRAFQRAIELDPATATNYVKLATAAFRLGEMDAIEWCWEKGRPLYERLIAAHPERMWAKLEYLFLSLFAGYVDIAVEMAESIERLPDLPLETHTQLAAVWMANGQIERGTKALQYAIDGGYVAFEGMDRRLYRAIEGTPLYQFVLDHIVRP; from the coding sequence GTGGCAGATATTTTCATTTCATACTCACGCAAAGATTCCGAGCAGGCACTCGCACTTGCCGATCGGCTACGCTCGAGCGGAGCGGATGTCTGGATGGACACCGCATCGCTGACGGCGGCAGAAACATGGAGCGCGGAGATAGTGTCGGCGATCCGCAGTTGTCACACGTTCATCGTGATGCTCTCGCCGAATTCGGTCACTTCGAAGAATGTGGTGAAAGAAGTCGGGCTGGCGTCGGAGCGCGACAAACGGATCATCCCGATCGTGCTCGAGCCATGCGTTCTCAGCGATGCAATGCAGTACGCACTCGCGGGCATTCATCACGTAAAGATCAACGACCGGGACGCATTGGACCGAGCATTAAGCAAGATCGGCCTCGTCGCAACCACCCCCGTCGCTGAAGCACCGAGCGACCCGGTATCTGCATTCCCCGACAACCTCATTCGCATCGCCGTGCTGCCGTTCGATGACCAATCCCCTGCCCATGACCACGAATGGTTCAGCGATGGCCTGACCGACGAACTGATCTTGACATTGAATAAGCTCGATGCACTCTTTGTGCTTGACCGGAAATCTTCGCAACTCTACAAGGATGCTCGCATCTCCGTGAAGCAGATCGCGGCCGAGCTCAACGTCCGCTACATCATTAGCGGCGCCGTGCGCAAAGCCGGACAGAACATTCGCGTGCAGGTGTCACTCATAGAGGCGACATCGGGCGTAACGCTCTGGGATGAAAAATTCTCGGGGACGATGGATGACATCTTTGAGATCCAGGAAAGAACCGCGTTCGACATTGCCGAAGGCTTGAAGCTGAAGCTCACGCCGGCTGAAATGCTCCTGCTCGAAGAAAAGACAACAACATCTTCTGAAGCGTATCGTCTGCTTCTGCAAGCCCGGGAAAAGAACAACAGCTTCGCCGACAGTGCCGGCGCCATTGAGGATCTCAAGCATGCCATCAGGATCGATCCCGGATTCCTTCCCGCATACGCGATACTCTCTGTCGCGTATGCAAACGAATATCGCAGCTCGAACCGTACCAACGCAACCCTCCTCGATCTCTCGAAACGAGCAATGGACGAGATCAGGCAAATCGATCCGAACTCGCCCTTCTACTATGGTCCATGCGCCAATTACTATCTGAATATCGGCGAGCGCGAACTCGCATTGGACATGGCGAACAAGCTCGTTGAGCTTCGGCCAAAACAATTTGTGTCGTACGCGATCCTCGGATTCATGCAGGATTCGCTCGGCAACTACCGCGAGGCGATGCGCGCGTTCCAACGGGCCATCGAGCTCGATCCGGCAACGGCCACGAACTATGTGAAGCTGGCTACCGCGGCGTTCCGACTGGGCGAAATGGATGCGATCGAATGGTGTTGGGAGAAAGGGCGGCCGTTGTACGAGCGCTTGATCGCAGCACACCCGGAACGGATGTGGGCCAAACTGGAGTACTTGTTTCTCTCCCTCTTTGCTGGGTATGTTGACATTGCTGTAGAAATGGCAGAATCGATCGAACGCTTACCTGACCTCCCTCTCGAGACCCATACGCAGCTTGCCGCAGTCTGGATGGCCAATGGCCAGATCGAGCGCGGGACCAAAGCGTTACAGTATGCGATCGACGGAGGGTATGTGGCGTTCGAAGGCATGGACCGACGTCTCTATCGCGCGATCGAAGGCACACCGTTGTACCAGTTCGTCCTCGATCACATTGTACGACCCTGA